A genomic stretch from Desulfurococcaceae archaeon MEX13E-LK6-19 includes:
- the cas4 gene encoding CRISPR-associated protein Cas4: MNKEQLLKLAEALRPAVAASDHSVQSLIYQWNLGDLLEHLTRECDAKVCLTVSDLVYCSQKYWFRLQHPLPVIEQNIYGPWGVYGRLIHLGLEHLLREKWNGVRIEVEVERRLWLNNGEPTLVKITGRIDALRVTDGGEVVVYEFKSSRGDSEQPKQPHIMQLRIYMLMASATKGYLVYVNPDRVAEYEINNPMNDVDLKQLVKETIENTKHPRWDWECSYCPYNMMCPYKHFSNNYKRR, translated from the coding sequence ATGAACAAAGAACAACTACTCAAGCTAGCCGAGGCACTCAGGCCAGCAGTGGCTGCCAGCGACCATAGTGTCCAGTCGTTGATATACCAGTGGAACCTCGGCGACCTACTAGAGCACTTGACGAGAGAATGTGATGCCAAGGTTTGCCTCACCGTATCCGATCTGGTGTATTGTAGCCAGAAGTACTGGTTTAGGCTACAGCATCCCTTGCCTGTTATCGAGCAGAATATTTATGGTCCATGGGGTGTTTATGGTAGGCTTATCCATCTTGGTCTCGAGCATCTTCTCAGAGAGAAATGGAATGGTGTTAGAATCGAAGTCGAGGTTGAGAGAAGGCTTTGGCTGAACAATGGAGAGCCTACACTAGTTAAGATCACGGGGCGCATAGACGCCCTCAGGGTTACTGATGGCGGTGAAGTTGTTGTCTATGAGTTCAAGAGTTCTAGAGGCGATAGCGAGCAGCCTAAGCAGCCGCATATCATGCAGCTAAGAATCTATATGCTCATGGCTTCAGCGACAAAAGGCTACTTGGTATACGTTAATCCAGACCGTGTAGCAGAATACGAGATCAACAACCCTATGAACGACGTGGATCTAAAACAACTTGTCAAAGAAACCATCGAGAACACCAAGCACCCACGCTGGGACTGGGAATGCAGCTATTGTCCATACAACATGATGTGTCCCTACAAACACTTCTCAAACAACTACAAGAGGAGGTGA
- a CDS encoding DUF1512 domain-containing protein yields MSGDWSDYIGQIIFLIFFLMLFTGLNQRIQMKLWAFDIRNKLSYIGSRVEESKSRLEEVFRRLGVKEPAPLLARYLDFFTIEPVSIEPTDIIKRLDHLLSVRENVFKDSLKNIFPKLSRYERSLIESSIEIASVLNFIYKVVRHYLLIGEKYNNWILLMQLQFQMPEILRIVDTYYKSFSAFLQGTPIGDAAGPLLAVKLAEEGRVLSKRIVEDVVVIEAWIRDRRVFIIKAEGPGSNVGKPGKAIAKIIEELNGNVDLVVTVDAALKLEGETVGEIAEGVGAAIGDPGPEKIAIERATSKYNIPLRALVIKMGLEDALYPMKKEIYEAVERAKEYILKIIEESTSPGSTVLVAGIGNTIGVAQ; encoded by the coding sequence ATGTCTGGAGACTGGAGTGACTATATAGGCCAGATAATTTTCTTGATTTTCTTCCTCATGCTATTTACCGGGCTTAACCAAAGAATTCAAATGAAATTATGGGCTTTTGATATTAGGAATAAGTTATCTTATATAGGGAGTAGAGTTGAAGAAAGTAAGAGTAGACTTGAAGAAGTTTTTAGACGTCTTGGTGTAAAGGAACCTGCACCCTTACTTGCTAGGTACCTTGACTTCTTTACAATAGAGCCTGTTTCTATAGAGCCAACAGATATAATAAAACGTCTCGATCATTTACTTAGTGTTAGAGAAAACGTGTTCAAGGATTCCTTGAAGAATATTTTCCCTAAATTAAGTAGGTATGAAAGAAGTCTTATCGAGTCATCTATAGAAATAGCTAGTGTACTCAATTTCATCTATAAGGTTGTCCGTCATTATCTTCTTATTGGTGAAAAATACAACAACTGGATTTTGTTAATGCAACTACAATTTCAAATGCCTGAGATCCTGAGAATTGTGGACACATACTACAAGAGTTTCTCGGCATTCCTCCAAGGTACACCCATAGGTGATGCGGCTGGGCCACTTCTTGCAGTAAAACTTGCGGAAGAAGGACGTGTTTTGTCTAAAAGAATAGTAGAAGATGTTGTTGTTATTGAGGCATGGATACGTGATAGGAGGGTCTTTATAATAAAGGCTGAAGGACCTGGATCTAATGTTGGTAAGCCCGGTAAAGCTATTGCAAAGATTATTGAAGAACTAAACGGTAATGTAGACCTAGTGGTAACTGTTGATGCAGCTCTAAAACTTGAAGGAGAAACTGTTGGTGAAATAGCTGAAGGCGTTGGCGCAGCAATAGGAGATCCTGGCCCTGAGAAGATAGCTATAGAAAGAGCTACATCTAAATACAATATCCCGTTACGTGCACTCGTAATAAAAATGGGTCTTGAAGATGCTTTGTATCCTATGAAGAAAGAGATTTACGAGGCAGTGGAACGAGCCAAAGAATACATCTTAAAGATTATTGAAGAATCAACTTCACCCGGATCAACTGTGCTTGTTGCTGGAATAGGTAATACAATAGGTGTAGCGCAATGA
- the map gene encoding type II methionyl aminopeptidase, whose translation MDEDIIKKYVKAGDIAKRVRTEAAKKSKPGMKLVELANYIEQRIRELGGEPAFPVNLSVNNIAAHYTPVIDDEATIPDNAVLKIDIGVHVDGYIADTAISVTFNPAYESLLEASEKALERALEIVKPGVKVSEIGKIIEETIVSMGYKPIRNLTGHSMDRYIIHSGLTIPNYWDKSAGWRLTNGAYAIEPFATTGIGLVREDNVVTIFSLRTGKPRTRLSFTEKKIVDYVWNTRKRLPFCERWLKSMVSSLDGLRNTISGLIRKGVVTVYPVLVEKTNGIVAQFEHTILISGKDVIVTTL comes from the coding sequence ATTGATGAAGATATTATTAAAAAATATGTTAAAGCGGGTGATATCGCGAAGAGAGTTAGAACTGAGGCAGCCAAGAAATCAAAACCTGGAATGAAGCTTGTTGAACTTGCTAACTATATTGAACAGAGAATTCGTGAGCTAGGAGGCGAACCCGCTTTCCCTGTTAACTTGTCTGTAAACAATATTGCTGCACATTATACACCTGTCATTGACGATGAAGCCACCATTCCGGATAATGCTGTACTAAAAATAGATATAGGTGTTCATGTTGATGGATATATTGCTGACACGGCTATATCTGTCACGTTTAATCCTGCATATGAGTCATTACTTGAAGCTTCAGAAAAAGCTCTTGAACGAGCTCTCGAGATTGTTAAGCCGGGTGTTAAGGTATCTGAGATCGGTAAAATTATTGAGGAAACAATTGTATCAATGGGTTATAAGCCTATACGTAATCTAACGGGACATAGTATGGATAGGTACATCATTCACTCGGGTTTAACCATACCAAATTATTGGGACAAAAGCGCTGGCTGGAGGCTTACTAATGGTGCTTACGCTATTGAACCCTTTGCTACAACTGGTATAGGTCTAGTTAGAGAAGATAATGTTGTAACAATCTTTAGTTTAAGAACAGGTAAGCCAAGAACAAGGCTATCTTTTACTGAGAAGAAAATAGTTGATTATGTTTGGAACACTAGAAAGAGATTACCATTCTGTGAAAGATGGTTAAAAAGTATGGTTTCTTCGCTAGATGGGCTAAGAAACACTATTTCAGGGCTAATCCGTAAAGGTGTTGTCACTGTTTATCCGGTTCTTGTTGAGAAAACCAATGGTATTGTTGCACAGTTTGAGCATACTATATTGATTAGTGGAAAAGACGTAATTGTGACCACTTTATAG
- a CDS encoding metal-dependent hydrolase, with product MTTIRYLGHAAFEVKLKGLDGKEKTILIDPWVTNPLSPYRSVEEYLKTVNKIDYIIVTHDHGDHLGDTEPIAKKTGAKVIAIYDLAVELEKKNIVAIGANVGGRLDIPDIYVVLTPAIHSAQLGNPVGVVVGGTDIRIYHAGDTGLFAEMTFIGELYKPDIALLPIGGHFTMGIPEAVKAVELIKPKIAIPMHYNTFPVIKADADEFKRRVEEKTPTKVVILKPGQEYNYP from the coding sequence ATGACTACAATTAGATACTTGGGTCATGCTGCTTTCGAAGTCAAATTAAAAGGCTTAGATGGGAAAGAAAAAACCATACTCATAGACCCATGGGTGACAAATCCATTATCACCATATAGAAGCGTTGAAGAGTACTTAAAAACAGTTAACAAAATAGATTACATCATCGTGACACACGACCATGGAGATCATTTAGGTGATACAGAGCCCATAGCAAAAAAGACTGGTGCTAAAGTTATTGCCATATACGATCTTGCCGTAGAACTTGAAAAGAAGAATATTGTAGCCATAGGAGCAAATGTCGGTGGACGATTAGATATTCCAGACATATACGTTGTACTCACGCCAGCTATTCATAGTGCACAACTAGGTAATCCTGTTGGAGTAGTTGTAGGTGGAACAGATATAAGAATATATCATGCAGGAGACACTGGATTATTTGCAGAAATGACGTTTATAGGAGAACTCTACAAGCCTGATATAGCCTTGCTACCAATAGGAGGACACTTCACTATGGGGATACCTGAAGCAGTAAAAGCTGTAGAACTAATCAAACCCAAGATCGCAATACCAATGCACTATAACACATTTCCTGTAATAAAAGCTGACGCAGATGAATTCAAGAGAAGAGTTGAAGAAAAGACGCCAACAAAAGTAGTTATCTTAAAACCAGGACAAGAATACAACTACCCCTAA
- a CDS encoding tyrosine--tRNA ligase — MENINARLELITRNAVEIVTLDDLKRVLEDVEKPKAYIGFEPSGLVHIGWLIWMYKIRDFVEAGLETYILEATWHAYINDKLGGDMDTIRKAARFVRKVLEALGINVSKIKFVDAEDLISDKTYWELLIKSAKHVSLARVKRALTIMGRKASEAETDFSKLIYPLMQVTDIFYLDLDIALGGTDQRKAHMLARDIAEKIGRKKVVAIHTPLLTSLQGPGKRMEVTISEANIDEVLADVKMSKSKPETAIFIHDPPEAIREKIRKAYCPPREVELNPVIEINKYLLFSQPGFELYVDRPAKYGGPLTIHSYEELEKLYKEGKLHPADLKNATAEALIKMLEPVRKKILEDREARELLETLMHAKITR; from the coding sequence ATGGAGAACATTAATGCGAGACTAGAGCTCATAACAAGGAATGCCGTAGAGATAGTTACATTAGATGATTTGAAGAGAGTACTAGAAGATGTAGAGAAACCTAAAGCCTATATTGGTTTTGAGCCTAGCGGGCTTGTTCATATAGGTTGGCTTATTTGGATGTACAAAATAAGAGACTTCGTTGAAGCTGGTCTTGAAACATACATACTTGAAGCAACATGGCACGCCTATATAAATGATAAACTAGGAGGAGACATGGATACTATAAGGAAGGCAGCAAGATTTGTCAGAAAAGTATTGGAAGCCCTAGGAATCAATGTTTCCAAGATAAAATTTGTTGATGCAGAAGATCTTATTAGTGATAAAACCTACTGGGAACTACTCATAAAGTCCGCTAAACATGTAAGTCTAGCCCGTGTAAAACGTGCTCTTACAATAATGGGTAGGAAAGCTAGTGAAGCTGAAACAGATTTTTCCAAACTGATCTACCCATTAATGCAAGTTACGGACATATTCTATTTAGACTTAGATATAGCTTTAGGAGGTACAGATCAAAGAAAAGCCCACATGCTTGCAAGAGACATTGCCGAAAAAATAGGGAGGAAAAAAGTAGTAGCAATACATACCCCCTTGTTAACGAGTTTACAGGGACCAGGCAAAAGAATGGAGGTGACTATCAGTGAAGCAAATATTGATGAAGTACTTGCCGATGTAAAAATGAGTAAATCTAAGCCTGAAACAGCAATCTTTATCCACGATCCCCCAGAAGCTATAAGAGAGAAAATAAGAAAAGCCTACTGCCCACCACGAGAAGTAGAGCTAAATCCTGTTATTGAAATCAACAAATACTTGTTGTTCTCACAGCCAGGGTTCGAACTATACGTTGATAGACCCGCAAAGTATGGAGGCCCATTGACTATCCATAGCTATGAAGAACTAGAGAAACTATACAAAGAAGGAAAACTTCATCCAGCAGACCTTAAGAACGCTACTGCTGAAGCATTAATAAAAATGCTTGAACCCGTGAGGAAAAAGATCCTAGAAGATAGAGAAGCACGTGAACTACTAGAAACTCTAATGCACGCTAAGATAACACGGTGA
- a CDS encoding DNA primase, with amino-acid sequence MPKYLIKARIVVDGIVEKPDVIGAIFGQTEGLLGDQLDLRQLQDKGRIGRIIVDLKTHGTKSVGEIIIPSNLDRVETALIAAMIESVDKVGPYPAKIEVVDIIDVRLEKIKKIVERAKEILIKWSRQKGPDLKEIVLELEKALKPPEVVKYGPEQLPAGPDVDKSDTLIIVEGRADVINLLRYGYTNVIALGGAKTKIPESLINLTHSKKKVIVFLDGDRAGELILKELLRSNMKIDYIARAPQGKEVEELTGSEIEESLKKAIPVKEYIEQKKKAVQQRQQKPQITEKPITKKPLAPKEMEEIVSINTKVLSDIKELAGTLEAILYDKEWNAIDKCPVRDLVEKLHSAKTNNIYAIVFDGIVTQRLLDAAKARGIKILIGAKLGNITYKPEEIIVLTFNDLL; translated from the coding sequence TTGCCGAAATACTTGATCAAAGCAAGAATAGTTGTTGACGGTATAGTTGAAAAACCTGATGTTATAGGAGCAATTTTTGGACAAACAGAGGGTCTATTAGGAGACCAATTAGATCTTAGACAATTACAAGATAAGGGTAGAATAGGACGTATAATAGTTGACCTAAAAACGCATGGAACAAAGAGTGTCGGCGAAATAATTATACCTTCAAATCTTGATCGTGTAGAAACAGCACTAATTGCTGCAATGATAGAGTCTGTAGACAAAGTGGGACCTTATCCAGCTAAAATAGAAGTGGTTGATATAATAGATGTTCGTCTAGAGAAAATTAAGAAAATCGTTGAACGCGCCAAGGAGATATTAATCAAGTGGAGTAGACAAAAGGGACCTGATCTCAAAGAAATAGTTCTGGAACTTGAAAAGGCACTAAAACCCCCAGAAGTAGTAAAGTATGGTCCCGAACAACTACCCGCAGGACCTGATGTAGATAAATCGGATACATTAATAATTGTTGAAGGACGTGCTGATGTAATTAATCTGCTGAGATACGGATACACTAATGTAATAGCACTTGGTGGTGCAAAAACAAAAATACCTGAGTCATTAATCAACCTAACACACTCAAAGAAAAAAGTAATAGTATTTCTCGACGGGGATAGAGCCGGAGAACTTATACTCAAGGAGCTTTTGAGAAGCAATATGAAGATCGACTACATTGCCAGGGCTCCTCAAGGCAAAGAAGTAGAAGAATTGACAGGTAGTGAAATCGAAGAATCATTAAAGAAGGCTATACCTGTTAAGGAGTATATCGAACAAAAGAAAAAAGCTGTACAGCAACGTCAACAAAAACCACAGATTACAGAAAAACCCATCACTAAAAAACCACTAGCACCCAAAGAGATGGAAGAAATAGTGTCAATAAACACGAAAGTATTAAGCGATATAAAGGAGTTAGCGGGTACACTTGAAGCAATACTATACGATAAAGAATGGAATGCTATAGACAAGTGTCCTGTAAGAGATTTAGTCGAGAAACTACATTCAGCAAAGACGAACAACATCTATGCAATAGTATTTGACGGCATAGTCACACAAAGACTTCTTGACGCAGCCAAGGCACGTGGTATAAAGATACTGATAGGGGCAAAACTTGGCAACATTACATATAAGCCTGAAGAAATTATAGTACTTACATTTAATGATCTTCTGTAA
- a CDS encoding DNA polymerase II: MSEELDLEFYLLDISYEIVGKEPHIIIWAATRDGKRVLLRDRRFRPYFYAILEDNINTNVKELVARIKALSKPGSPIISIEELTKNFFGRPVKTLKITTVIPEYVREYREKVSKLSGVKEVVEADIRFSMRYLIDKKLHPCQWHIARVKRVNKKPAYRVDEEYEIIGDIKAIEDTSTPKDLRIIAFDIEVYSPRGSPRPETDPVIIISVYNDKGELKQFTAEDKNDRKTLMEFIKYIIDYDPDIIVGYNSNKFDWPYLRERAKYLGIKLDIGRRIGGEPTPSVYGHISIPGRLNVDLYDFAEEIPEVKVKTLENVAEYLGVMKKSERTIIEWTEMPKYWDNPDLRPIFLKYAAEDVISTYGIGEKFLPFAMQLSSITGLPLDQVGAASVGFRLEWYLMRAAYEFNELVPNRVERPYETYRGAVVLTPKRGIHENVAVLDFSAMYPSIMIKYNVGPDTYDPYNCSPETHWIAPEVNHCFRKEPPGFFKKVLTTLITLRKRVREEMKKYPPDSYEYRILNERQKALKVLANASYGYMGWVGARWYCRQCAEAVTAWGRQTIMKAIEYAKKLGLDVIYGDTDSLFVKYDKEKIDKLIKMIEEELGLEIKIDKIYLRVFFTEAKKRYAGLLEDGRIDIVGFEAVRGDWTEIAKEVQEKITEILLKEMSIEKAINYVREIVNKINKGEVPLEKLVIWKTLTKNINEYKAEEPHVAAARKLLRRGIKVSVGDKIGYVVMKGSGNISRRVEPYQFADPKNIDTTYYIDRQIIPAAMRILAYFGVTETQLKRVAGGQKSLFDFFAKKK, translated from the coding sequence TTGAGCGAAGAATTAGATCTAGAGTTTTACCTACTTGATATATCCTATGAGATTGTTGGTAAAGAGCCTCATATAATTATTTGGGCAGCGACGAGGGATGGTAAGAGAGTACTTCTACGTGATAGAAGATTTAGACCATACTTCTATGCAATTCTAGAAGATAATATAAATACCAATGTAAAAGAACTTGTGGCGCGTATAAAGGCTTTATCTAAACCAGGTTCTCCAATAATTTCTATAGAGGAACTTACAAAGAACTTCTTTGGAAGACCTGTAAAAACATTGAAGATAACAACTGTCATACCTGAGTACGTAAGGGAGTATCGTGAAAAGGTATCCAAACTTAGTGGCGTGAAGGAGGTAGTTGAAGCAGATATAAGATTTAGTATGAGGTACCTTATCGACAAAAAACTCCATCCATGCCAATGGCATATTGCTAGAGTAAAGAGAGTAAATAAAAAACCGGCTTATCGTGTTGATGAGGAATACGAGATTATTGGTGATATAAAAGCTATTGAAGATACGTCGACACCTAAGGATCTTAGAATAATTGCTTTTGACATAGAGGTATATAGTCCAAGGGGGTCTCCTCGCCCGGAAACAGACCCGGTAATAATAATATCTGTTTACAACGATAAAGGTGAGTTAAAACAATTTACTGCTGAAGATAAAAATGATCGAAAAACATTGATGGAGTTCATAAAATACATCATTGATTATGATCCCGATATCATAGTTGGTTACAACAGTAATAAATTTGATTGGCCCTATCTTCGCGAGCGAGCTAAGTATCTTGGTATAAAACTTGATATAGGTAGACGTATTGGAGGAGAACCGACACCAAGTGTTTATGGACATATAAGTATTCCTGGTAGACTCAATGTAGATCTATATGATTTTGCTGAGGAAATACCTGAGGTGAAAGTAAAGACTCTAGAAAATGTTGCTGAGTACCTTGGTGTAATGAAGAAAAGCGAGAGAACAATAATCGAATGGACTGAAATGCCGAAATACTGGGATAACCCTGATTTACGTCCAATATTCCTTAAGTATGCGGCAGAAGATGTTATCTCCACTTATGGTATTGGCGAGAAATTCCTTCCTTTCGCAATGCAGCTATCCAGCATAACAGGATTACCTTTAGACCAAGTTGGTGCGGCAAGTGTGGGATTTAGGCTTGAATGGTACTTGATGAGAGCTGCTTATGAGTTCAACGAGCTTGTTCCTAATCGTGTTGAGAGACCCTATGAAACCTACCGTGGTGCAGTAGTTTTAACGCCAAAACGAGGTATTCATGAAAATGTTGCTGTACTTGACTTCTCTGCAATGTACCCCAGTATTATGATAAAGTATAACGTAGGTCCTGATACCTATGATCCTTACAATTGTAGTCCTGAAACACACTGGATAGCCCCTGAAGTAAATCATTGTTTTAGAAAAGAGCCTCCAGGATTCTTCAAGAAAGTATTAACAACACTCATCACCTTAAGGAAAAGAGTTCGTGAGGAAATGAAGAAGTATCCTCCAGATAGTTATGAGTACAGAATACTCAATGAGAGACAAAAGGCATTAAAGGTGCTGGCAAACGCGTCGTATGGATACATGGGATGGGTTGGAGCTAGATGGTATTGTAGGCAATGTGCAGAAGCTGTGACAGCTTGGGGTAGACAAACAATAATGAAAGCTATTGAATACGCGAAGAAACTTGGGCTAGATGTGATATATGGAGATACGGATTCTCTATTTGTAAAATACGATAAAGAGAAAATAGACAAGTTAATTAAAATGATCGAAGAGGAACTAGGGCTTGAAATAAAAATAGACAAAATATACCTGAGAGTATTCTTTACCGAAGCGAAGAAACGTTATGCCGGACTACTTGAAGATGGAAGAATAGATATTGTTGGTTTTGAAGCTGTTAGGGGTGATTGGACCGAGATAGCTAAGGAAGTCCAAGAAAAGATCACTGAAATATTATTAAAGGAAATGAGTATTGAAAAAGCGATAAATTATGTTAGAGAAATAGTTAACAAGATCAATAAAGGTGAGGTGCCTCTTGAGAAACTCGTTATATGGAAGACTTTGACGAAGAATATCAATGAATACAAAGCCGAAGAGCCTCACGTAGCAGCTGCAAGAAAGCTTTTGAGGAGAGGGATAAAAGTAAGTGTGGGCGATAAAATAGGTTATGTCGTTATGAAAGGTAGTGGCAATATATCGCGTAGAGTAGAACCATATCAATTTGCCGACCCGAAAAATATTGATACAACGTATTATATTGATAGACAGATAATACCCGCAGCAATGAGGATCTTGGCATATTTTGGTGTGACAGAAACACAATTAAAGAGGGTTGCGGGAGGACAGAAAAGCCTGTTTGACTTCTTTGCAAAGAAAAAATAG
- the rimI gene encoding ribosomal protein S18-alanine N-acetyltransferase, which produces MCYKRTPICCIRVRTVDISDLREVYDIEIKSFGKDAYPFELLLYYYIISREYFIVLECINRIVGYAIGVLEHINGKRGHVISIAIHPLYRRMGLGRILMSELEKRLYSSGAKYIYLEVKETNNVAINLYKSLGYVIMKRIRKYYGCEDGFLMVKQIGKEHLS; this is translated from the coding sequence TTGTGTTATAAAAGGACGCCTATATGCTGTATTCGTGTAAGAACTGTTGATATAAGTGATCTTAGAGAAGTCTATGATATTGAAATTAAAAGTTTTGGTAAAGACGCATATCCTTTTGAACTACTTCTTTATTACTATATTATTTCAAGGGAATACTTTATTGTCCTAGAATGTATCAATAGAATCGTAGGTTACGCAATAGGAGTTTTGGAACATATTAATGGCAAACGTGGACATGTTATATCTATAGCCATTCATCCACTATATAGAAGAATGGGGTTGGGAAGGATATTAATGAGCGAGCTAGAGAAGAGACTGTATTCAAGTGGTGCTAAATACATTTATTTAGAAGTGAAAGAAACAAATAATGTCGCAATAAATCTCTATAAGTCCTTAGGTTATGTTATAATGAAAAGAATCAGAAAATATTATGGTTGTGAAGACGGTTTTCTTATGGTTAAACAAATAGGCAAAGAACACTTATCATAG